The following coding sequences are from one Hippopotamus amphibius kiboko isolate mHipAmp2 chromosome 9, mHipAmp2.hap2, whole genome shotgun sequence window:
- the PVRIG gene encoding transmembrane protein PVRIG, whose translation MDRPRALGLLLALLTLCITAGTPEVWVQVQMEATESPSFTVRCGFLGSGSISLVTVSYGGPDGAGGTTLAVLHPELGTRHWTPACQAHWETSTSISLTLEGSEGRSSSPNTTFCCKFTSFPEGSQEACGNLSLSTDQGLPAPTPAPMLRADLAGILGVLGVLCFGCVYLLYLLCRQRHWSVTKLQPRRHSSPQTHRRASAAGQASLTSLHIPYATVNTSYFSPATLHPVLPPQPLPRWAPLPTHAAHRPQSPVPWVPLPASTRSSFISVENGLYDQAEKRPLHTGADLLPLPDRPGNRAMEGPSGVR comes from the exons ATGGACAGGCCCCGGGCCCTGGGCCTGCTCTTGGCACTGCTGACCCTCTGCATCACTGCTG GGACACCTGAGGTGTGGGTGCAGGTGCAGATGGAGGCCACCGAGTCCCCATCCTTCACTGTCCGCTGTGGATTCCTGGGATCTGGCTCTATCTCCCTGGTGACTGTGAGCTACGGGGGCCCCGATGGTGCTGGAGGGACCACGCTGGCTGTGTTGCACCCAGAATTAGGCACCCGGCACTGGACCCCTGCTTGCCAGGCCCACTGGGAAACCAGCACCAGCATCTCTCTCACCTTAGAAGGGTCTGAGGGGAGAAGCTCCAGTCCCAACACCACCTTCTGCTGCAAGTTTACTTCCTTCCCCGAGGGCTCCCAGGAGGCCTGTGGGAACCTCTCCCTCAGCACAGACCAAG GGCTCCCTGCTCCTACTCCAGCCCCCATGCTGCGGGCCGACCTGGCTGGAATCTTGGGGGTCTTGGGGGTCCTCTGTTTTGGCTGCGTCTACCTCCTCTACCTCCTGTGTCGGCAAAGGCACTG GTCTGTCACGAAGCTTCAGCCACGCAGACACAGCAGCCCCCAGACACACAGGAGAGCAAGT GCAGCTGGCCAAGCCTCCCTGACCTCTCTCCACATCCCCTATGCCACCGTCAATACCAGCTACTTCAGCCCAGCAACTCTGCACCCggtcctcccaccccagccactgCCCAGGTGGGCGCCGCTCCCCACCCACGCTGCGCACAGACCCCAGAGCCCTGTCCCCTGGGTGCCCCTGCCGGCCTCCACGCGCAGCAGCTTCATCTCTGTTGAGAACGGACTCTACGATCAGGCAGAAAAGAGACCTCTCCACACCGGCGCTGACCTCCTCCCACTCCCGGACCGTCCGGGGAACAGAGCCATGGAGGGACCTTCAGGGGTTCGATGA